A region from the Myxococcota bacterium genome encodes:
- a CDS encoding cytochrome P450 has protein sequence MAALAFDARAPIDLGSREFSENKYEWYRWLLANAPACRGRISVLRVNLVARYEDCRTVLTDPRFLRNRGRALGKQAGNPLPFPLPKSIAALGRSMIIEDDPEHRRLRNLVSQAFTPRAVARLSHRVEELSHELLDELEKRDGSFDLLELYARPIPTRVIAALVGVPDADMERFKAGIRVLSSGFSGWAIARTLLWDLPALRRYVLELIERKRAEPADDILSELIHAEEAGDRLSHDELLSLVFLLIIAGFETTLHLITNGARTLLEHPDQLARLRAQPELWDSAVEEIVRHRGPVQGTKPIYPVEDVSFHGVTFARGTATMPLLGAANHDPAAFDDPERFDVAREPNRHLGFGFGAHFCLGAQLARMETRVALRNLVERNPSLRLAVAPSELVIQRAPGWHRHESLPVALR, from the coding sequence ATGGCGGCACTCGCCTTCGACGCGCGCGCGCCGATCGACCTGGGCAGCCGCGAGTTCTCCGAGAACAAGTACGAGTGGTACCGCTGGCTGCTCGCGAACGCGCCCGCCTGTCGCGGCCGGATCAGCGTGCTGCGCGTGAACCTGGTCGCCCGCTACGAGGACTGCCGCACCGTGCTCACCGATCCGCGCTTCCTGCGCAACCGCGGGCGCGCCCTCGGCAAGCAGGCGGGCAACCCGCTGCCGTTCCCGCTGCCGAAGTCGATTGCGGCGCTCGGGCGCAGCATGATCATCGAGGACGATCCCGAGCACAGGCGCCTGCGCAACCTGGTGAGCCAGGCGTTCACGCCGCGCGCGGTGGCGCGCCTGTCGCACCGCGTGGAGGAGCTGTCGCACGAGCTGCTCGACGAGCTCGAGAAGCGGGACGGGAGCTTCGATCTGCTCGAGCTCTACGCGCGGCCGATTCCGACCCGCGTGATCGCGGCGCTGGTCGGCGTTCCCGACGCCGACATGGAGCGCTTCAAGGCGGGCATTCGCGTGCTGTCGAGCGGCTTCTCCGGCTGGGCGATCGCGCGCACGCTGCTCTGGGACCTGCCCGCGCTGCGCCGGTACGTGCTCGAGCTGATCGAGCGCAAGCGCGCTGAGCCCGCCGACGACATCCTGTCCGAGCTGATCCACGCCGAGGAAGCCGGCGACCGGCTGAGCCACGACGAGCTGCTCAGCCTGGTCTTCCTGCTGATCATCGCGGGCTTCGAGACCACGCTGCACCTCATCACGAACGGCGCGCGCACGCTGCTCGAGCATCCCGACCAGCTCGCGCGCCTGCGCGCGCAGCCCGAGCTGTGGGACTCCGCAGTCGAGGAGATCGTGCGCCACCGCGGCCCGGTCCAGGGCACGAAGCCGATCTACCCCGTGGAGGACGTGAGCTTCCACGGGGTCACCTTCGCGCGCGGCACCGCGACGATGCCGCTGCTCGGCGCAGCCAACCACGACCCCGCCGCGTTCGACGACCCCGAGCGTTTCGACGTGGCGCGCGAGCCCAATCGCCACCTCGGCTTCGGCTTCGGCGCGCACTTCTGCCTTGGCGCGCAGCTCGCGCGGATGGAGACGCGCGTCGCCCTGCGCAACCTGGTGGAGCGCAACCCGAGCCTGCGCCTCGCGGTCGCCCCGTCCGAGCTCGTGATCCAGCGCGCCCCCGGCTGGCACCGCCACGAGAGTCTGCCCGTGGCTCTGCGCTGA